A window from Triticum aestivum cultivar Chinese Spring chromosome 6D, IWGSC CS RefSeq v2.1, whole genome shotgun sequence encodes these proteins:
- the LOC123146046 gene encoding phosphoenolpyruvate carboxylase kinase 2, translating into MVYGGEEALRRQYSIGDEIGHGRFGTVRRCHSNATGEALALKTTPKAPLRDALDLALAEQEPKLHLLASSPPCSPHLVALHAAFDDADAVHLVVDLCAGGDLLSLLSARGGRLPEREAAGLAAQLASALAACHRRGVAHRDVKPDNLLFDAATGALKLADFGSAEWFGDGRRMSGIVGTPYYVAPEVVAGREYGEKVDVWSAGVVLYMTLSGSVPFYGATAPEIFEAVLRGNVRFPPRAFAGVSPEAKDLMRRMLCKDVSRRFSAEQVLRHPWIASCGGDAVAG; encoded by the exons ATGGTTTACGGCGGAGAGGAGGCGCTGAGGCGGCAGTACTCCATCGGCGACGAGATCGGGCACGGCCGGTTCGGGACCGTCCGCCGGTGCCACTCCAACGCCACGGGGGAGGCGCTGGCGTTGAAGACCACGCCCAAGGCGCCGCTGCGGGACGCGCTGGACCTGGCCCTCGCGGAGCAGGAGCCCAAGCTGCACCTCCTCGCCTCCTCCCCGCCCTGCAGCCCGCACCTGGTCGCGCTCCACGCCGCcttcgacgacgccgacgccgtccACCTCGTCGTCGACCTCTGCGCCGGCGGGGACCTCCTCTCGCTTCTCTCCGCCCGCGGCGGCCGCCTCCccgagcgcgaggcggcggggctcgCCGCGCAGCTCGCCTCCGCGCTCGCCGCCTGCCACCGCCGCGGGGTCGCGCACCGCGACGTCAAGCCCGACAACCTGCTCTTCGACGCCGCCACCGGCGCGCTCAAGCTCGCCGACTTCGGCTCCGCGGAGTGGTTCGGGGACGGGCGCCGCATGTCCGGGATCGTCGGCACGCCCTACTACGTCGCCCCCGAGGTGGTCGCCGGCAGGGAGTACGGCGAGAAGGTGGACGTGTGGAGCGCCGGGGTCGTGCTCTACATGACGCTGTCGGGGTCCGTGCCGTTCTACGGCGCCACCGCACCGGAGATCTTCGAGGCGGTGCTCCGCGGCAACGTCCGCTTCCCGCCGCGCGCCTTCGCCGGCGTCTCCCCCGAGGCCAAGGACCTGATGCGCCGCATGCTCTGCAAGGACGTCTCCCGCAGGTTCTCCGCCGAACAAGTCCTGA GGCATCCGTGGATCGCGAGCTGCGGAGGGGATGCGGTTGCGGGCTGA